In one Dreissena polymorpha isolate Duluth1 chromosome 7, UMN_Dpol_1.0, whole genome shotgun sequence genomic region, the following are encoded:
- the LOC127837651 gene encoding heavy metal-binding protein HIP-like, whose product MEPPGSDFETGEDYKGRSTSTLQCKIKYCRRNPNIICWTLLLLFMFLICVSSLSIAVNIGQGGLSKEVSIRLTFLENTVEDITQKFLEEKHRADKLFQQLEQLMVEHHCADVKDVIGQTQTNVSNRVAFSAYLARDLDNLGPDQTVIFENVTLNDGNAYNPLLGTFHVPQAGLYFFTVTLQSFQKRRQWFKLVADRHIQAELLYYPFGHQMATNTAVLRLKEGQTVRVAVSEEENGVSLQNGYTSKFSGFFVNE is encoded by the exons ATGGAGCCACCAGGAAGTGATTTCGAGACGGGGGAAGATTACAAAGGAAGATCTACTTCGACACTTCAGTGCAAAATTAAATATTGCCGCAGGAATCCGAATATCATTTGTTGGacacttttattattgtttatgtttctCATTTGTGTGTCTTCACTATCGATAGCCGTAAATATTGGTCAGGGGGGACTGTCGAAGGAGGTCAGTATTAGGCTGACTTTCCTAGAGAACACAGTGGAGGATATTACACAGAAATTTCTTGAGGAGAAGCACAGAGCGGACAAGCTCTTTCAACAGCTGGAGCAGTTAATGGTGGAACATCACTGTGCAGATGTAAAAGACGTTATAG GCCAAACGCAAACAAATGTCTCAAATCGCGTAGCATTTTCCGCCTACTTAGCGCGCGATCTGGACAACCTTGGACCGGACCAAACCGTCATCTTCGAAAACGTGACGCTGAACGACGGCAATGCATACAATCCGTTGCTAGGCACGTTCCATGTTCCACAAGCTGGTCTGTACTTCTTTACGGTTACACTGCAATCGTTCCAAAAACGTCGGCAGTGGTTCAAGTTGGTAGCAGATCGACATATACAAGCGGAGCTTTTATACTATCCGTTCGGACACCAAATGGCAACTAATACAGCTGTACTTCGCTTGAAGGAGGGGCAGACTGTGAGGGTTGCCGTTTCCGAAGAGGAGAACGGTGTCAGTCTTCAGAATGGCTACACCTCAAAATTTTCTGGGTTCTTTGTGAACGAATAA